One segment of Trichlorobacter ammonificans DNA contains the following:
- a CDS encoding type II secretion system F family protein, whose protein sequence is MPKFAWEAKTRTGAVQKGVTDAPDAASVEVQLKRAGMVGITVKEQRQGFKLPSFGGGKIETKDLVIFTRQFATMIDSGLPLVQCLDILSSQQEKPAFKEILVKVKESVESGSTFADALAKHPKAFDELYVNLVAAGEIGGILDTILNRLAAYIEKAMKLKKQIKGAMVYPTTIMAIAVIVVGVILVFVIPVFAKMFTEMGGDLPGPTKFVIALSNFMKRYIIVMIALFFAASTAFKKYYATPGGRKKIDALALKAPIAGPLIRKVAVAKFTRTLGTMISSGVPIMDGLEIVAKTAGNRIVEEAIYGVRQAISEGKTMAEPLAACGIFPPMVVQMISVGEATGAMDAMLNKIADFYDDEVDDAVAAMTSMMEPLLMVFLGTTVGGLVVAMYLPIFKMAGAVGG, encoded by the coding sequence ATGCCAAAGTTTGCCTGGGAAGCCAAGACCCGTACCGGCGCGGTCCAGAAGGGGGTAACCGATGCACCGGACGCCGCATCGGTCGAGGTCCAGTTGAAACGGGCCGGCATGGTGGGGATTACGGTCAAGGAGCAACGGCAGGGGTTCAAGCTGCCCTCCTTCGGCGGCGGCAAGATCGAGACCAAGGATCTGGTCATCTTCACCCGGCAGTTTGCCACCATGATCGACTCGGGGCTGCCGCTGGTGCAGTGTCTGGACATTCTCTCCTCCCAGCAGGAGAAGCCGGCATTCAAGGAAATCCTGGTCAAGGTCAAGGAAAGCGTGGAGAGCGGCTCCACCTTTGCCGACGCCCTGGCAAAGCATCCCAAGGCCTTTGACGAACTGTACGTCAATCTGGTGGCCGCCGGCGAGATCGGCGGTATTCTGGATACCATCCTCAACCGCCTGGCCGCCTACATCGAAAAGGCGATGAAGCTGAAAAAGCAGATCAAGGGTGCCATGGTCTACCCTACCACGATCATGGCCATCGCCGTGATCGTCGTCGGTGTTATCCTGGTGTTCGTTATTCCGGTTTTTGCCAAGATGTTCACCGAAATGGGAGGAGACCTGCCGGGGCCCACCAAGTTCGTCATCGCGCTGTCCAATTTCATGAAGCGCTACATCATCGTTATGATCGCCCTTTTCTTCGCCGCTTCCACTGCGTTTAAGAAGTACTACGCCACTCCCGGCGGCAGGAAAAAGATCGATGCCCTGGCGCTGAAGGCTCCCATTGCCGGTCCCCTGATCCGCAAGGTGGCGGTGGCCAAGTTCACCCGTACCCTGGGCACCATGATCAGCTCCGGGGTGCCGATCATGGACGGACTGGAGATCGTGGCCAAGACCGCCGGCAACAGGATCGTGGAAGAGGCGATCTACGGGGTGCGCCAGGCGATCTCCGAAGGAAAGACCATGGCCGAGCCCCTTGCCGCCTGCGGTATCTTTCCTCCCATGGTGGTGCAGATGATATCGGTGGGGGAGGCCACCGGCGCCATGGATGCCATGCTGAACAAGATCGCCGATTTCTACGACGATGAGGTGGACGATGCCGTGGCCGCCATGACCTCCATGATGGAGCCGCTGCTGATGGTCTTTCTGGGAACCACGGTGGGGGGGCTGGTGGTGGCCATGTACCTGCCGATCTTCAAGATGGCAGGCGCCGTGGGCGGATAG
- a CDS encoding two-component system sensor histidine kinase NtrB — protein sequence MTSERRLRLFITARVVVTILFLASTIVLKLQDPEALDNTHFRGIVQLMVLSCVFSAVSLALVGRLQWRRSLSRLQVVWDILFVTMLLILTDGIASPYSFLYLLAIMSAGMLISRRDALYTAALCVILYGAMVDMQYYGMLSGLGLTPDAAHERGEVVVFYTLFLHLVGFVLAALASGYLSERAQVSEDALRISEVNYEELRCLHSTIVEHLESGLLTVTTAGGIRVFNPYLQRLTGLSQEEAYNRSLASLFPDLALNGAALVRPRRGEFSYRSASGDSRTIGYTTTPYRDTQGETAGQIVTLKDLTELKQMEQALKRSDRLAALGELSARMAHEIRNPLAAISGSVQLLTAQGGLPDQESRLLAIVTRESERLNGLITDFLAYARPRPPRLENVDLRQMLLDLRELLAADQRFRTVQIELVGPPMFLIRADRGQLHQVLLNLLHNAAEAMPEGGTVTVEMAREGDDGGSSATARIMVADQGCGIDDETMRHLFEPFWTTKTTGSGLGLATVYRIIEGHGGTIRVSRPRTGGTLVVVRLPMTEAES from the coding sequence GTGACCTCTGAACGCCGGCTGCGGCTGTTCATCACAGCCAGGGTCGTGGTGACGATCCTGTTTCTGGCGTCAACGATCGTCCTCAAGCTGCAGGATCCCGAAGCGCTGGACAACACCCACTTCAGGGGCATCGTTCAGCTGATGGTGCTGTCCTGCGTCTTTTCCGCCGTCTCCCTGGCGCTGGTGGGACGACTGCAGTGGCGTCGCTCCCTGAGCCGGCTGCAGGTGGTCTGGGACATCCTGTTCGTCACCATGCTGCTGATCCTGACGGATGGCATTGCAAGCCCTTACTCCTTCCTCTATCTGCTGGCAATCATGAGCGCCGGCATGCTGATTTCCCGCCGCGATGCCCTCTATACCGCCGCGCTGTGCGTCATCCTCTACGGCGCCATGGTGGATATGCAGTACTACGGCATGCTGTCCGGTCTGGGGCTCACTCCCGACGCCGCACATGAGCGGGGTGAGGTTGTTGTGTTCTACACCCTGTTCTTGCACCTGGTCGGCTTTGTGCTGGCCGCCCTGGCAAGCGGCTATCTCAGTGAGCGGGCCCAGGTCAGCGAGGATGCCCTGCGGATCAGCGAGGTCAATTACGAGGAGCTGCGCTGTCTGCACTCGACCATCGTCGAGCACCTGGAAAGCGGCCTGCTGACGGTCACGACCGCCGGCGGAATCCGGGTGTTCAATCCCTACCTGCAACGGCTTACCGGACTTTCCCAGGAAGAGGCCTACAACCGTTCCCTGGCATCCCTGTTTCCCGACCTGGCCTTGAACGGGGCCGCCCTTGTCCGGCCCCGTCGCGGCGAGTTCAGCTACCGGTCCGCTTCCGGTGACAGCCGTACCATCGGCTACACCACCACGCCCTACCGTGATACCCAGGGGGAGACCGCCGGTCAGATCGTCACCCTGAAGGACCTGACCGAGTTGAAGCAGATGGAACAGGCCCTGAAACGCTCGGACCGGCTGGCGGCATTGGGGGAACTTTCCGCGCGCATGGCCCATGAAATCAGGAATCCGCTGGCCGCCATCAGCGGTTCGGTACAGTTGTTGACCGCGCAGGGCGGGCTGCCCGATCAGGAGTCCAGGTTGCTGGCCATCGTCACCCGTGAGTCGGAGCGTCTGAACGGACTGATCACCGATTTTCTGGCCTACGCCCGTCCCCGTCCTCCCCGGCTGGAGAACGTCGACCTGCGGCAGATGCTGCTTGACCTGCGGGAGCTTCTGGCGGCCGACCAGCGTTTTCGCACGGTGCAGATCGAGCTGGTGGGGCCGCCGATGTTTCTCATCCGGGCCGACCGGGGGCAACTGCACCAAGTATTGCTGAACCTGCTGCACAACGCGGCGGAGGCGATGCCGGAGGGGGGGACGGTGACCGTGGAGATGGCACGAGAGGGAGACGACGGAGGGAGCTCCGCCACGGCCCGCATCATGGTGGCCGATCAGGGGTGCGGGATCGACGACGAGACGATGCGGCATCTCTTTGAACCGTTCTGGACCACGAAAACCACGGGAAGCGGGTTGGGGCTCGCCACCGTGTATCGTATCATTGAAGGGCATGGCGGAACGATCCGGGTGTCACGGCCCCGCACGGGAGGGACCCTGGTTGTCGTCCGATTGCCGATGACGGAGGCTGAAAGCTGA
- the rpmI gene encoding 50S ribosomal protein L35: protein MPKIKTNRAAAKRFKKTGTGKVKRACAFTSHILTSKTRKRKRNLRHGGTVAAVDQKNICALIPYL from the coding sequence ATGCCCAAGATCAAGACCAACCGCGCTGCAGCCAAGCGCTTCAAGAAGACGGGAACCGGCAAGGTCAAGCGCGCCTGCGCCTTCACCAGCCACATCCTCACCAGCAAAACCCGCAAGCGCAAGCGCAACCTGCGTCATGGCGGTACGGTGGCAGCCGTTGATCAGAAGAATATCTGCGCACTGATTCCGTACCTGTAA
- the thrS gene encoding threonine--tRNA ligase, giving the protein MIHVTLPDNSTRELNDGATVADLAASIGAGLAKAAIAGRVNGELVDLASPLADGATVAIITEKSPEALEIIRHSASHLMAQAVKELFPAAKVTIGPAIDNGFYYDFDVDTPFTPDDLVRIEQRMAELAAQGQPVERTVVSAAEAIAFFEGMGEPYKKELIQDIGADVVSIYTQGGFSDLCRGPHVPTTAKLKAFKLLSIAGAYWRGDEKNRMLQRIYGTAFVDKKELDAYLHRLEEAKRRDHRKLGRELDLFSFSDEVGPGFAIWHPKGALLRTLLEDFERREHLKRGYDIVVGPQILKTELWQRSGHYDNYRENMYFTEVDEQSFGVKPMNCLSHMMIYKSHLRSYRDLPQRYFELGTVHRHERAGVLHGLLRVRCFTQDDAHILCAPDQLDAEIKGVLGFVADVMAIFGFDYEMELSTRPEKSIGSDEDWERATGALLAALKDTGRPFEINEGDGAFYGPKIDIKLRDCLDRRWQCATIQCDFTLPERFDLTYVASNGERKRPVMVHRVILGSIERFIGVLIEHFAGNFPLWLSPVQAVVLTVTDNQIPYAQEVFKKLRAAGVRVQEDLRNEKLNFKIREAQLQKIPYMLVIGDKEVEQGTVTPRYRDGKNLHPMTPDQFIAFVETETKQYR; this is encoded by the coding sequence ATGATTCACGTAACCCTGCCTGACAATTCAACACGGGAGCTGAACGACGGCGCCACGGTGGCCGATCTGGCCGCAAGCATCGGTGCCGGTCTGGCCAAGGCGGCCATTGCCGGTCGTGTGAACGGCGAACTGGTTGATCTTGCCTCCCCCCTGGCCGACGGTGCCACGGTCGCCATCATCACCGAAAAAAGTCCGGAAGCGCTGGAGATCATCCGGCATTCCGCCTCTCACCTGATGGCCCAGGCGGTCAAGGAGCTGTTTCCCGCCGCCAAGGTTACCATCGGTCCGGCCATCGATAATGGCTTCTATTACGACTTCGATGTGGACACTCCCTTTACCCCTGATGATCTGGTGCGGATCGAGCAGCGTATGGCGGAGCTGGCGGCCCAGGGGCAGCCGGTGGAGCGTACGGTGGTATCGGCTGCCGAGGCCATCGCCTTCTTCGAGGGAATGGGGGAGCCGTACAAGAAGGAGCTGATTCAGGATATCGGTGCCGACGTCGTCTCCATCTACACCCAGGGCGGGTTCTCCGACCTCTGTCGTGGCCCCCACGTTCCTACCACCGCCAAGCTGAAGGCGTTCAAGCTGCTCTCCATTGCCGGCGCCTACTGGCGCGGTGACGAGAAGAACCGGATGCTGCAGCGTATCTACGGCACTGCCTTCGTTGACAAGAAAGAGCTCGATGCCTATCTGCACCGGCTGGAGGAGGCCAAACGCCGCGACCATCGCAAGCTGGGGCGGGAGCTGGACCTGTTTTCCTTCTCCGATGAAGTGGGCCCCGGTTTTGCCATCTGGCATCCCAAAGGGGCGCTTTTGCGTACCCTGCTGGAGGATTTCGAGCGCCGTGAGCACTTGAAGCGCGGCTACGACATCGTGGTGGGGCCCCAGATACTCAAGACCGAGCTGTGGCAGCGCTCCGGCCACTACGACAACTATCGCGAGAATATGTATTTCACCGAGGTGGATGAGCAGAGTTTCGGTGTCAAGCCGATGAACTGTCTCTCCCACATGATGATCTACAAGTCGCACCTGCGCAGCTACCGCGACCTGCCGCAGCGCTACTTCGAGCTGGGCACGGTACACCGTCACGAGCGTGCCGGCGTGCTGCACGGCCTGTTGCGGGTGCGCTGCTTCACCCAGGACGACGCCCATATCCTCTGCGCTCCGGACCAGCTGGATGCCGAGATCAAAGGGGTGCTCGGGTTCGTGGCCGACGTGATGGCGATTTTCGGTTTTGACTACGAGATGGAGCTGTCCACCCGTCCCGAGAAGTCCATCGGTAGCGACGAGGACTGGGAGCGGGCCACCGGCGCTCTGCTGGCGGCTCTGAAGGATACCGGTCGCCCCTTTGAGATCAACGAGGGAGACGGTGCCTTCTACGGTCCCAAGATCGATATCAAGCTGCGCGATTGTCTTGACAGGCGATGGCAGTGTGCTACTATCCAGTGCGATTTTACCCTGCCCGAACGGTTTGATCTGACCTATGTGGCCAGCAATGGCGAGCGCAAGCGTCCCGTCATGGTTCATCGGGTTATTCTCGGTTCCATTGAACGGTTCATCGGTGTCCTGATCGAGCATTTTGCCGGCAATTTCCCGTTGTGGCTCTCGCCCGTGCAGGCTGTCGTGCTGACCGTGACCGACAATCAGATTCCCTATGCCCAGGAAGTTTTCAAAAAGCTGCGGGCGGCTGGTGTCCGGGTTCAGGAAGACCTGCGCAACGAGAAGCTGAACTTCAAGATCCGTGAGGCGCAGCTGCAGAAGATCCCCTACATGCTGGTGATCGGCGACAAGGAAGTGGAGCAGGGTACCGTCACTCCCCGTTATCGTGACGGCAAGAACCTGCACCCCATGACGCCGGACCAGTTCATCGCGTTTGTTGAAACGGAAACCAAGCAGTACCGATAA
- the pheT gene encoding phenylalanine--tRNA ligase subunit beta translates to MKVTYNWLKEFVDFDLAPVELADLLTMLGLEVEGMEHLGGGLDEVVVARVIEKAQHPNADKLSLCKIDAGDGELLSVVCGAQNFSQGATVALARIGAVLPGEFKIKRSKIRGEESFGMLCSEKELGLAEESDGIMLLSDELSLGQPVFEALKLKDTVFEIGLTPNRADCLSVIGIAREIAAKLGRKVKYPVVTPPEDGEPVHSKIKVTIQDSTGCPRYAARYLTGCTIGPSPAWLVNRLQAVGVRSINNAVDVTNLVMLEMGQPLHAFDHARVGGGQIVVRRAEEGEVFVTLDNQERKLTADDLVICDRDKPVALAGVMGGLNSEISNSTTDILLESAFFSPPVIRKTAKRLGLHTESSHRFERGVDFEGVPRALDRAAVLIAHLTGGRMANGQVDACPAPRKPVTITFRPERANELLGLNLSSDRMADLFRSLEFNVIPTANGSFQVCVPSFRVDIEREIDLIEEICRLNGFDQVPATLPVAQVVSERPSPHQTLQRQVRDCLVAAGMNEIVTFSFIGPEAADRLLLPADDPRRNSLALCNPLAQEQSVMRTTLLPGLLETAARNLNFRNLDLRLFELRRIYLPEAGAEMPREPLCCAGLLSGARDEARWCHDAQAVDFFDAKGIVESILGLARINGVRWSAEQPEPFHHPGKSARFCVGDVQLGTVGEIHPVTLQHYGIDYPVYGFEINFEALVRLAGGQRAILPPSRYPDSVRDLALLMERERPVADLLDCVQALRIKELEEVGIFDLYQGERIPAESKSVALRLRYRSSERTLTDDEVQKLHQKVIDAATRNLGATIR, encoded by the coding sequence ATGAAAGTTACCTATAACTGGCTGAAAGAGTTCGTTGATTTTGACCTTGCTCCCGTCGAACTGGCTGACCTGCTGACCATGCTGGGGTTGGAGGTGGAGGGCATGGAGCATCTGGGCGGCGGCCTGGATGAGGTGGTGGTGGCGCGGGTGATTGAAAAGGCCCAGCACCCCAACGCCGACAAGCTTTCACTCTGCAAAATCGACGCCGGTGACGGTGAGCTGCTCTCCGTGGTCTGCGGTGCCCAGAACTTCTCCCAGGGTGCCACGGTGGCCCTGGCCCGCATCGGCGCCGTGCTGCCGGGGGAGTTCAAGATCAAGCGTTCGAAGATCCGCGGTGAAGAGTCCTTTGGCATGCTCTGCTCCGAAAAGGAGTTGGGCCTTGCCGAGGAGAGCGACGGCATCATGCTGCTGTCGGACGAACTGTCCCTGGGCCAGCCGGTGTTCGAGGCGCTGAAGCTGAAGGATACGGTTTTCGAGATCGGCCTTACTCCCAACCGTGCCGACTGTCTGAGTGTCATCGGCATTGCCCGGGAGATCGCCGCAAAGCTGGGGCGCAAGGTGAAGTACCCCGTGGTGACGCCGCCGGAAGACGGCGAACCGGTACACTCCAAGATCAAGGTAACCATCCAGGACTCCACCGGTTGCCCCCGCTACGCTGCCCGTTACCTGACCGGCTGCACCATCGGTCCCTCGCCGGCCTGGCTGGTGAACCGGCTGCAGGCGGTGGGGGTCCGCTCCATCAACAATGCGGTGGATGTGACCAACCTGGTGATGCTGGAGATGGGGCAGCCGCTGCACGCCTTCGACCATGCCCGGGTCGGCGGCGGTCAGATCGTCGTGCGGCGTGCCGAGGAGGGGGAAGTCTTCGTTACCCTGGACAACCAGGAGCGTAAACTGACCGCCGATGACCTGGTGATCTGCGACCGGGATAAACCGGTTGCTCTTGCCGGCGTCATGGGGGGGCTCAACTCCGAAATTTCCAATAGCACCACCGACATCCTGCTGGAGAGTGCTTTTTTCAGTCCGCCGGTAATCCGCAAGACCGCCAAGCGTCTGGGGCTGCACACCGAGTCGTCCCACCGCTTCGAACGTGGCGTGGACTTCGAAGGGGTGCCCCGGGCCCTCGACCGTGCCGCCGTGCTGATCGCCCACCTGACCGGTGGCAGGATGGCCAACGGCCAAGTGGATGCCTGCCCGGCTCCCCGCAAGCCGGTCACGATTACCTTCCGCCCCGAACGGGCCAACGAACTGCTGGGGCTGAACCTGTCCAGCGACCGGATGGCCGACCTGTTCAGGAGTCTGGAATTCAACGTCATTCCCACGGCCAACGGCAGCTTTCAGGTCTGCGTTCCCAGCTTCCGGGTGGATATCGAGCGGGAAATCGATCTGATCGAGGAAATTTGCCGCCTGAACGGCTTCGACCAGGTGCCGGCCACCCTGCCGGTGGCCCAGGTGGTGTCGGAGCGTCCCTCCCCGCACCAGACCCTGCAGCGCCAGGTGCGGGACTGCCTGGTGGCGGCGGGCATGAACGAGATCGTCACCTTCAGCTTCATCGGCCCGGAGGCGGCGGACCGCTTGCTGCTCCCCGCCGACGATCCCCGGCGCAACAGCCTTGCGCTGTGCAACCCACTGGCCCAGGAGCAGTCGGTCATGCGTACCACCCTCCTACCCGGCCTGCTGGAGACTGCCGCCCGTAACCTTAACTTCAGAAACCTGGACCTCCGCCTGTTCGAGCTGCGGCGGATCTACCTGCCGGAAGCCGGCGCGGAGATGCCCCGGGAGCCGCTCTGCTGCGCCGGCCTGCTCAGCGGTGCCCGAGACGAGGCCCGCTGGTGCCACGATGCGCAAGCGGTGGATTTTTTTGACGCCAAGGGGATCGTTGAGTCGATTCTGGGACTGGCCCGCATCAATGGAGTACGTTGGTCGGCGGAACAGCCGGAGCCGTTCCATCACCCCGGCAAATCGGCCCGTTTCTGTGTCGGCGACGTACAACTGGGCACTGTCGGTGAAATCCATCCGGTAACGCTGCAGCACTACGGCATCGACTATCCGGTCTACGGCTTTGAAATCAATTTTGAAGCGCTGGTCCGGTTGGCTGGCGGCCAGCGTGCAATCCTGCCCCCGTCGCGCTACCCGGACAGCGTGCGCGACCTGGCACTGCTGATGGAGCGGGAGCGGCCGGTGGCAGATCTTCTGGATTGCGTACAGGCGTTGCGTATCAAAGAGCTTGAAGAGGTGGGCATTTTCGACCTGTACCAGGGAGAACGGATACCGGCGGAGAGCAAGAGCGTGGCTCTGCGCCTGCGCTACCGCTCCAGCGAGCGGACCCTCACCGACGACGAGGTGCAGAAGCTGCACCAGAAGGTGATCGATGCTGCTACCCGCAACCTGGGTGCCACCATCCGCTAG
- the rplT gene encoding 50S ribosomal protein L20: MPRAKGGFKTRQRRNKVLKLAKGYRGARSKLFRSATEAVDRALNYAFRDRRVKKRDFRALWIMRINAASRLNGLSYSKFIFGLKKANVQIDRKVLADIAISDPKGFSEISALAKAQF, encoded by the coding sequence ATGCCGAGAGCAAAAGGTGGATTCAAGACGCGGCAACGCCGCAACAAGGTTCTGAAGCTGGCCAAGGGCTATCGCGGTGCACGGAGCAAGCTGTTCCGCAGCGCCACCGAGGCGGTTGACCGGGCACTGAACTACGCATTTCGCGACCGTCGCGTCAAGAAACGTGATTTCCGGGCCCTCTGGATCATGCGGATCAATGCCGCATCCCGTTTGAACGGACTTTCCTACAGCAAGTTCATTTTCGGCCTGAAGAAGGCGAACGTCCAGATTGACCGCAAAGTGCTGGCCGATATCGCCATCAGCGACCCGAAGGGATTCTCGGAAATCTCCGCGTTGGCCAAGGCCCAGTTTTAA
- the pheS gene encoding phenylalanine--tRNA ligase subunit alpha, with protein sequence MREQLEHLRQQTVRAIQATEGEEGLHEIRVRVLGRKGELTGLMKGLGALSAEERPLVGQMVNSVKDELEQLLEHALVRAREAATTHRLAAERIDVTLPGRGGRRGSKHPVTLVIEEISEIFAGLGFSVAEGPEIEHDWYNFEALNFPPEHPARDMQDTFFVENELLLRTHTSPVQIRTMLKQKPPLRIIAPGTVYRCDSDATHSPMFHQIEGLMVDAKVSFADLKGILTTFTNQLFGQTTGVRLRPSFFPFTEPSAEVDIACVICGGSGCRVCKQSGWLEILGAGMVDPEVFRHVGYDPEQISGFAFGMGIERIAMLKYGISDMRLLFENDVRFLTQFQGGATT encoded by the coding sequence ATGCGTGAACAGTTGGAGCACCTGCGGCAGCAGACGGTCCGGGCAATTCAGGCCACCGAGGGTGAAGAGGGACTGCACGAGATTCGCGTGCGCGTCCTGGGGCGCAAGGGAGAGCTGACCGGGCTGATGAAGGGGCTCGGCGCACTTTCTGCCGAAGAGCGTCCGCTCGTCGGGCAGATGGTGAACAGCGTCAAAGACGAGCTGGAACAGCTCCTGGAGCACGCCTTGGTTCGGGCGCGGGAGGCAGCAACCACCCACCGGCTGGCGGCGGAGCGGATTGACGTCACCCTGCCGGGACGTGGTGGGCGCCGGGGCAGCAAGCATCCGGTTACCCTGGTGATCGAGGAGATTTCTGAAATTTTTGCCGGTCTGGGGTTCTCCGTTGCCGAAGGGCCGGAGATCGAGCACGACTGGTACAACTTTGAAGCGCTCAACTTCCCACCGGAGCATCCGGCCCGGGACATGCAGGATACCTTCTTCGTCGAGAACGAGCTGCTGCTGCGTACCCATACCTCGCCGGTACAGATCCGCACCATGCTCAAGCAGAAGCCGCCCCTGCGGATTATCGCCCCCGGCACGGTCTACCGCTGCGACTCCGACGCCACCCATTCCCCCATGTTCCACCAGATCGAGGGGCTGATGGTGGATGCGAAGGTCTCCTTCGCCGACCTCAAGGGGATTCTGACCACCTTTACCAACCAGTTGTTCGGTCAGACCACCGGCGTGCGGTTGCGTCCCAGCTTTTTTCCCTTCACCGAACCGTCGGCCGAGGTGGACATCGCCTGCGTGATCTGCGGCGGCAGCGGTTGCCGGGTCTGCAAGCAGAGCGGCTGGCTGGAGATTCTGGGGGCGGGAATGGTGGACCCGGAGGTGTTTCGTCATGTCGGCTACGATCCCGAGCAGATTTCCGGCTTTGCTTTCGGCATGGGGATCGAGCGGATCGCCATGTTGAAGTACGGCATCAGCGACATGCGCCTTTTGTTTGAAAACGACGTCCGCTTCCTCACACAGTTCCAGGGTGGTGCCACGACATGA
- the infC gene encoding translation initiation factor IF-3, translating into MAAPKPATVNINHSIRAHEVRVVADDGEQLGILTLREALEAAEARQLDLVEVSPTAQPPVCRIMDYGKFKYQQSKKQQESRKKQVQVQVKEVKIRPKTDDHDLDFKVKHVRRFLEEGNKAKVTLVFRGREITHQDIGRAVIERFASELADVGVVEVQPRVDGRQLFMIIAPKPKKV; encoded by the coding sequence ATAGCCGCCCCAAAACCTGCAACGGTGAATATCAACCACAGCATCCGCGCCCATGAGGTCCGGGTTGTCGCTGACGATGGCGAGCAGCTCGGCATTCTGACGCTCAGGGAGGCCCTGGAGGCTGCCGAAGCCCGCCAGTTGGACCTGGTTGAGGTTTCTCCGACGGCCCAGCCGCCGGTCTGTCGGATCATGGACTACGGCAAGTTCAAGTACCAACAGAGCAAAAAGCAGCAGGAGTCCAGGAAAAAGCAGGTGCAGGTGCAGGTCAAAGAGGTCAAGATCCGGCCCAAGACCGACGACCACGACCTGGACTTCAAGGTGAAGCATGTACGCCGCTTCCTGGAAGAGGGAAACAAGGCCAAGGTCACTCTGGTGTTCCGCGGTCGGGAAATAACCCACCAGGATATCGGTCGTGCGGTGATTGAACGCTTTGCCAGCGAGCTGGCCGATGTGGGGGTGGTGGAAGTCCAGCCCCGTGTTGATGGTCGTCAACTGTTCATGATCATCGCCCCGAAACCCAAAAAAGTCTGA
- a CDS encoding sigma-54-dependent transcriptional regulator, producing MKTRVLIVDDELSMREFLSILLEREGYEVLTAADAATALSRLASNRIDLVISDVQMPGLSGLELLASIKQQTPDTAVLLVTAFSTAEQAVEAMKLGAYDYLAKPFKVEEIKVLVRNALERSELKRENRLLREQAAESEMFVGIVGRSPRMRELFGLLRKVMETASTVLITGESGTGKELAARAIHNGSNRKHKPFVAVNCGAIPENLIESELFGHVRGAFTGAVGEHPGFFEQANGGTLFLDEIGELPLAMQTRLLRVLQEREVRRVGGNCTKKVDVRVVAASNRDLAELVRGGDFREDLYYRINVFQVVMPPLRERIEDIPLLVEHLLRKHVAAGNGTISSEALKALMNYGFPGNVRELENIIERALVLNPERITVDTLPAVLRGGERRYESAGGVQIPDDGIELEAVLEHLEKQYLQQALAKAGGSKTRAAELLRMSFRSFRYKLSKYGLGPPDGAADAVRN from the coding sequence ATGAAGACGAGAGTCCTGATCGTCGATGACGAATTGAGCATGCGGGAATTCCTGTCGATCCTGCTGGAGCGGGAAGGATACGAGGTGCTGACGGCCGCCGATGCCGCCACGGCCCTTTCCCGGTTGGCCTCCAACCGGATCGACCTGGTGATTTCCGATGTGCAGATGCCGGGCCTCTCCGGTTTGGAACTGCTCGCCTCCATCAAGCAGCAGACACCGGACACCGCCGTTCTGCTGGTCACCGCCTTTTCCACTGCCGAACAGGCGGTAGAGGCTATGAAGCTGGGAGCCTACGACTACCTGGCCAAGCCGTTCAAAGTGGAAGAGATCAAGGTTCTGGTGCGGAACGCCCTTGAACGGAGCGAGCTGAAGCGGGAGAATCGCCTGTTGCGCGAGCAGGCCGCGGAATCCGAAATGTTTGTCGGTATCGTTGGTCGTTCACCCCGTATGCGGGAACTGTTCGGCCTGCTGCGCAAGGTGATGGAGACCGCCAGTACGGTGTTGATAACGGGCGAAAGCGGCACCGGCAAAGAACTGGCCGCCCGTGCCATTCATAATGGCAGCAACCGGAAGCATAAGCCGTTCGTTGCCGTCAATTGCGGAGCCATTCCGGAAAACCTGATCGAGAGCGAGCTGTTCGGCCACGTGCGCGGAGCGTTTACCGGCGCTGTCGGCGAGCATCCGGGATTTTTCGAGCAGGCGAACGGTGGCACCCTCTTTCTCGATGAAATCGGCGAATTGCCCCTGGCCATGCAGACCAGACTTCTGCGCGTGCTGCAGGAGCGAGAGGTCCGCAGGGTAGGAGGGAACTGCACCAAAAAGGTGGATGTACGGGTGGTGGCCGCCTCCAACCGCGACCTCGCCGAGCTGGTCAGGGGAGGGGATTTTCGGGAAGATCTCTACTACCGGATCAACGTTTTTCAGGTCGTGATGCCGCCGCTCAGGGAGCGGATCGAGGATATTCCGCTCCTGGTGGAACATCTGCTGCGTAAACATGTCGCAGCCGGCAACGGCACCATTTCCTCCGAGGCGTTGAAGGCGCTGATGAATTACGGATTCCCGGGAAATGTCCGCGAGTTGGAGAACATCATTGAGCGGGCGCTGGTTTTGAACCCTGAGCGGATAACCGTGGATACGCTGCCTGCCGTGCTCAGGGGAGGAGAGCGGCGGTACGAGTCCGCCGGCGGGGTGCAGATACCTGATGATGGCATTGAGTTGGAAGCGGTTCTGGAGCACCTGGAAAAACAGTATCTGCAGCAGGCGCTGGCAAAGGCGGGCGGCAGCAAGACCCGGGCGGCGGAATTGTTGCGAATGTCGTTCCGCTCCTTCCGGTACAAGCTTTCAAAGTATGGCTTGGGGCCACCGGACGGTGCAGCGGACGCGGTGCGCAATTGA